A window of the Yersinia rochesterensis genome harbors these coding sequences:
- a CDS encoding lysozyme inhibitor LprI family protein, with product MLKKKIMLVSLLLLPLGQTLALNCQNAVTQQDMNQCATSDYKKADAELNRTYKDVLAKTSVGQRPLLKSAQLTWIKYRDADCTFQSSATEGGSVHPMIISACLTHKTEERTAQLKSFLNCPEGDLSCPL from the coding sequence ATGCTAAAGAAGAAGATTATGTTGGTATCGTTATTGCTATTACCACTCGGTCAAACTTTGGCTCTTAATTGTCAAAACGCGGTAACACAGCAAGATATGAATCAATGTGCAACTTCAGATTATAAAAAAGCCGATGCCGAACTTAATCGCACTTACAAGGATGTTCTTGCCAAAACATCTGTCGGCCAAAGGCCATTATTAAAAAGTGCGCAACTGACCTGGATAAAATACCGTGATGCGGATTGTACTTTCCAGTCATCAGCCACCGAGGGGGGGTCAGTACATCCAATGATTATTTCTGCTTGCTTGACCCATAAAACCGAAGAACGCACCGCACAATTGAAATCATTCCTCAACTGCCCTGAAGGTGATTTAAGTTGCCCGCTGTAA
- a CDS encoding amino acid permease, with product MAASANKKLSLWSLTSLVVGSMIGAGIFSLPATFGRATGGFGALIAWIIAGGGMLTLAFVFQTLAQRKPDLDSGVYIYAKTGFGDYAGFASAIGFWAGACIGSVSYFVLIKSTLGAFFPLFGDGNTLSAVLIASLILWSFHFMVLRGIKEAATINTIATFAKVIPIFIFIIVLAFSFHTDTFALNFWGTQSLGAVGDLSHLDDYGYAGHAALEISAGSETLFSQVRSTMLVTVFVFVGIEGASVYSRYAKERKHVGIATVLGFIGVLCLLVLVTMLSYGVLLRPDLAALRQPSMAGVLEHIVGRWGAIFISIGLIISVMGAYLSWTLLAAEALYSAAKSNIMPSILATENKHGVPSAAVWMSNIFIQLFLIVTLFTEYAFQLALELTSSLVLIPYLLVAAYGLKLVWTRETYSVGSKDHKKDFIIALIATVYAILMVYAGGLKYILLSAVIYGPGTLLFIIAKREQKRSVFSSLEKCFFAVALIAAITALYSLATGIITL from the coding sequence ATGGCGGCCTCTGCAAATAAAAAATTGTCACTGTGGTCATTAACTTCTCTGGTCGTCGGCTCAATGATAGGTGCTGGTATTTTTTCTCTGCCCGCGACGTTTGGCCGTGCTACCGGGGGCTTTGGCGCATTAATCGCCTGGATTATTGCGGGTGGGGGGATGCTGACACTCGCCTTTGTTTTCCAGACATTGGCACAACGTAAACCCGACCTTGACTCAGGCGTTTATATTTATGCTAAAACCGGGTTTGGCGACTATGCTGGTTTTGCGTCGGCAATAGGTTTTTGGGCTGGGGCGTGTATTGGTAGTGTTTCTTATTTCGTGTTGATCAAATCAACACTGGGTGCATTCTTCCCGCTATTTGGTGACGGAAATACGCTATCCGCTGTTTTAATTGCTTCATTAATCTTATGGAGCTTCCATTTTATGGTGTTACGCGGCATCAAAGAAGCTGCGACGATTAATACCATTGCTACTTTTGCTAAAGTTATTCCGATATTTATTTTTATTATTGTTTTGGCGTTTTCATTTCACACCGATACTTTCGCTTTAAACTTCTGGGGGACTCAGTCTTTAGGGGCTGTGGGGGATCTCTCACATCTGGACGATTATGGCTATGCCGGACATGCGGCATTAGAAATAAGTGCGGGTTCTGAAACTTTGTTTTCTCAAGTTCGTAGCACAATGTTGGTCACGGTATTTGTTTTTGTTGGTATTGAGGGGGCGAGTGTTTATTCCCGCTACGCTAAAGAAAGAAAACACGTCGGTATCGCGACCGTTTTAGGTTTTATTGGCGTTTTATGTTTGTTGGTGTTGGTCACTATGCTCTCTTATGGCGTGCTGCTGCGCCCTGATCTGGCTGCATTGCGTCAACCGTCAATGGCTGGCGTGTTAGAGCATATTGTAGGGCGGTGGGGTGCCATATTTATCAGTATTGGATTGATTATTTCAGTTATGGGAGCCTATTTATCATGGACTCTACTGGCCGCCGAAGCACTCTATAGTGCAGCAAAAAGTAATATTATGCCGAGTATCTTGGCTACTGAGAATAAACACGGGGTGCCCTCGGCTGCGGTGTGGATGTCGAATATTTTTATCCAGTTATTCTTAATTGTTACGCTTTTCACTGAATATGCTTTCCAACTTGCACTTGAGTTAACCAGTTCATTGGTTCTCATCCCCTATCTCCTGGTTGCAGCATATGGATTGAAATTAGTCTGGACCCGCGAGACTTACTCTGTGGGCTCGAAAGACCATAAAAAAGATTTTATCATTGCCTTAATTGCCACGGTATATGCCATATTGATGGTATATGCGGGTGGTTTGAAATACATATTATTGTCGGCAGTGATATATGGGCCAGGAACCCTGCTATTCATTATTGCTAAACGCGAGCAGAAGAGGTCAGTATTTTCCTCCCTTGAAAAGTGTTTCTTTGCCGTGGCGCTCATTGCCGCTATCACAGCGTTATACAGTCTTGCGACCGGCATAATTACCCTGTGA
- a CDS encoding winged helix-turn-helix transcriptional regulator → MKIIESPNLPDTISFPEQVRRGELLNVDCPSREVLKRVTSRWGVLVLIALSNETLRFSALRRKIGGVSEKMLAQTLQNLEEDGFVERIAYPVVPPHVEYKLTSLGKEVQEQVEGLALWLEENFHRIMAKRQQQAAS, encoded by the coding sequence ATGAAAATAATAGAATCGCCAAATTTGCCTGACACTATTTCATTTCCGGAACAAGTCCGGCGGGGAGAGTTGCTCAATGTAGATTGCCCATCAAGAGAAGTGCTCAAGCGAGTTACTAGTCGCTGGGGGGTTTTGGTACTCATTGCGTTGAGTAATGAAACCCTGCGTTTTAGTGCTCTGAGAAGAAAGATTGGTGGTGTCAGTGAAAAAATGCTGGCGCAAACATTGCAGAACCTCGAAGAGGACGGGTTTGTTGAACGTATCGCGTATCCGGTTGTGCCACCGCATGTGGAATATAAGCTAACCTCATTGGGCAAAGAGGTTCAGGAGCAGGTTGAGGGGCTGGCTCTCTGGCTTGAGGAGAATTTTCACCGCATTATGGCGAAACGACAGCAGCAGGCTGCATCATAA
- a CDS encoding ABC transporter ATP-binding protein has protein sequence MLRRFFSYYTPYKGLFYLDFGCAILAGLLELSFPMAVKLFIDKLLPNQDWVLIVWAATGLLMIYLLNTALMAIVNYWGHALGVGIETDMRRQAFSHLQKLSFSYYDNMKTGHIITHVTKDLEEVGEIAHHGPEDLFIAVMTFIGAFILMASVHLPLAMLTIFIVPFMTYLVSRYGAQMTETWRRLFGQVGNFNARIEESIGGIRVVKAFANESHEKKLFAKDNEDYRTTKLRAYRIMTTSMTMSYLSTRLVQLIVMVVGTWYVVNDQLSYGGFVGFLLLVEVFFRPVAKITSVLESYPKGIAGFKRFTQLIDTLPDIVDQPNARPVGHLRGDICYQNVSFGYSAHNKIFTDLNLQIRAGETVAFVGPSGAGKTTLCSLLPRFYELDGGAITIDGINIRDMTQQSLRNNIGIVQQDVFLFGGSIRENIAYGKLDASDDEIMAAAQQARLDELIESLPDGLDTVVGERGVKLSGGQKQRLSIARIFLKNPPILILDEATSALDTATEQAIQLALTELSQGRTTLVIAHRLATIQNADRIIVVDKEGIVEQGDHHELLARKGAYAKLHNAQFNAA, from the coding sequence ATGCTCCGCCGTTTTTTTTCTTATTACACCCCGTATAAAGGGCTTTTCTATCTGGATTTTGGCTGTGCTATTTTGGCCGGTCTGCTGGAACTGAGCTTCCCGATGGCTGTAAAACTGTTCATTGATAAGCTGCTCCCTAATCAAGATTGGGTGTTAATAGTCTGGGCAGCTACGGGCCTGCTAATGATTTATCTCCTCAATACCGCGCTGATGGCAATAGTCAACTATTGGGGACATGCTCTCGGTGTCGGCATCGAAACCGATATGCGCCGCCAAGCATTTAGCCATCTGCAAAAGTTATCATTTAGCTATTACGACAATATGAAGACCGGCCATATCATCACCCATGTCACAAAAGACCTTGAGGAAGTTGGGGAAATTGCCCATCACGGCCCAGAAGATCTTTTCATTGCGGTGATGACTTTTATTGGCGCTTTTATCCTGATGGCTTCTGTTCATCTGCCACTGGCGATGCTCACTATCTTTATTGTGCCGTTTATGACCTATCTGGTCAGCCGTTATGGCGCACAAATGACGGAAACCTGGCGTCGATTGTTTGGTCAAGTGGGGAATTTTAATGCCCGAATTGAAGAAAGCATTGGGGGGATCCGTGTCGTAAAAGCTTTCGCAAACGAATCCCATGAGAAAAAATTATTCGCCAAAGATAACGAAGATTACCGCACCACTAAACTGCGGGCTTACCGCATTATGACCACCAGTATGACCATGAGCTACCTCAGCACCCGCCTGGTTCAGTTGATCGTGATGGTGGTTGGCACTTGGTATGTGGTTAATGACCAGCTTAGTTACGGCGGTTTTGTCGGTTTTCTGTTGTTAGTCGAAGTCTTTTTCCGCCCGGTGGCAAAAATAACCTCGGTACTGGAAAGTTATCCGAAAGGAATTGCTGGATTTAAACGATTTACTCAACTGATTGATACATTACCCGACATTGTCGATCAGCCCAATGCACGCCCGGTGGGCCACCTGCGGGGGGATATTTGTTATCAAAATGTCAGTTTCGGTTATTCTGCACATAACAAAATCTTTACTGACTTAAACCTGCAAATCCGTGCGGGTGAAACCGTGGCATTTGTCGGCCCCTCAGGTGCAGGGAAAACGACATTATGCTCATTACTCCCCCGTTTCTATGAGCTTGATGGCGGTGCAATTACTATTGATGGGATCAATATCCGTGATATGACCCAACAATCATTGCGCAATAATATTGGTATTGTTCAGCAAGATGTTTTCTTATTCGGCGGCTCTATCCGTGAGAATATTGCTTATGGCAAACTGGACGCCAGCGATGACGAAATTATGGCGGCGGCACAGCAAGCTCGCTTGGATGAGCTGATTGAAAGTCTGCCTGATGGCCTTGATACTGTAGTTGGTGAGCGCGGAGTTAAATTATCGGGTGGCCAGAAGCAACGCTTGTCTATTGCGCGTATTTTCTTGAAAAACCCGCCAATTCTTATTTTGGATGAAGCGACATCTGCATTGGATACGGCCACAGAACAAGCTATTCAGTTGGCATTGACTGAGTTATCACAAGGGCGAACCACCTTAGTCATTGCTCATCGTTTAGCCACAATTCAAAACGCCGACCGCATTATTGTGGTCGATAAAGAAGGTATTGTTGAACAAGGTGACCATCACGAGTTGCTCGCCCGCAAAGGGGCTTATGCCAAACTGCATAATGCGCAGTTCAATGCAGCCTGA
- a CDS encoding YciI family protein: MFIVSLTYHQPIDVVEALTENHKDWLKKYYAQGVFIASGRKVPRTGGIILVKSIAREELDKILSEDPFTAVAHYSVTEFVPSMAIESVDALKTL; encoded by the coding sequence ATGTTTATTGTTAGCCTAACTTATCATCAACCTATTGACGTAGTTGAAGCATTGACCGAAAACCATAAAGATTGGTTGAAGAAGTATTATGCACAGGGGGTTTTTATTGCCTCTGGCCGTAAAGTCCCGCGTACTGGCGGTATCATTTTGGTGAAAAGTATCGCTCGTGAAGAGTTGGATAAAATATTGTCAGAAGATCCTTTTACTGCGGTAGCTCATTATAGTGTGACTGAGTTTGTCCCCTCTATGGCTATCGAGTCAGTTGATGCATTAAAAACGCTGTAA
- the hdeB gene encoding acid-activated periplasmic chaperone HdeB, with the protein MLYKSLPNLAIATLLLTTMTPVFASSTTPTEMTCKEFLDLNPKSMTPVAFWILNEDTQYKKGDNVDFQEVDTVYTPKVIDICKKSPDKKVSAVKTDIMAAAKK; encoded by the coding sequence ATGCTCTATAAATCATTACCTAACTTAGCCATTGCAACACTGCTACTGACCACCATGACGCCAGTATTTGCCTCCTCCACGACCCCAACAGAGATGACCTGCAAAGAGTTTCTTGATCTTAATCCAAAGAGCATGACTCCGGTGGCTTTCTGGATACTGAATGAGGATACACAGTATAAAAAAGGGGACAATGTAGACTTTCAGGAGGTCGATACTGTATACACCCCAAAAGTCATTGATATCTGTAAAAAGTCGCCTGATAAAAAAGTATCCGCTGTAAAAACAGATATTATGGCAGCGGCCAAGAAATAA
- a CDS encoding GNAT family N-acetyltransferase encodes MKLMMTDTPAAENVAEVMAGLKAFNRKFVGDNGRKPLAVFITGEHGETLGGITAYTLGNYLSIELLWVSDTLRHSGAGSKLMQAVEREAIQRGCKFAQVDTFSFQARPFYEKHGYQLQMALENVVDEYHRYYLTKKLMS; translated from the coding sequence ATGAAGTTGATGATGACGGATACCCCAGCGGCTGAAAATGTGGCAGAAGTTATGGCGGGGTTAAAGGCCTTTAACCGCAAATTTGTCGGGGATAATGGTCGAAAACCATTAGCTGTTTTTATAACGGGTGAACACGGCGAAACGTTAGGGGGGATTACCGCCTATACATTAGGCAATTACCTGAGTATAGAATTGTTATGGGTATCAGATACATTACGTCATTCAGGTGCGGGCAGTAAATTGATGCAGGCTGTAGAGCGGGAAGCAATACAACGCGGATGTAAATTTGCCCAAGTTGATACATTCAGTTTCCAGGCGAGGCCATTCTATGAAAAGCATGGCTATCAATTGCAAATGGCGCTAGAAAATGTCGTGGATGAGTATCATCGCTATTATTTGACGAAAAAATTAATGAGCTAA
- a CDS encoding sensor domain-containing diguanylate cyclase, translating into MSILSFYHNCLGYFAKKVFGKRPEGEPVERENGKSELSNLQLDVLLNAEKQVAIITTDLDNCVTIYNVGAERMFGYSKDEVIGKPISDILHIPENGEFQIKLDYLLLNRREASEWYYQRKDGERFWGALSVHEITSESGSIVGYISVIADVSERKALLIELEKSQQMMDKLTKNLPAMIYAYYLNSNGESYFSYCSEGIRKIFDLVPADVLHVPQEKNPLFSRIHTDDMEMLKQAVITSQQNLSVWSCDFRVVRPGKGTHWLHGESFPMRQDDGSVIWYGSFFDITELKQSESILKALSQTDVLTGVANRRHFDDIYQSLWLKNQTEGGSLSVLMIDFDNFKSFNDLYGHAMGDVCLKSIVETLAKSIRGDSDILARYGGEEFIVLLAPSTLADATAVAERMRHSIEELDIPHGMSPHGRVTISVGVASVSEPGEHLSAKNLSDAADKALYRAKTAGKNQVKAVELS; encoded by the coding sequence ATGTCTATACTTTCTTTTTATCATAACTGTCTGGGTTATTTTGCCAAAAAAGTCTTTGGTAAGCGCCCCGAAGGTGAACCAGTGGAGAGAGAGAATGGGAAGAGTGAATTATCTAATCTTCAACTGGATGTATTACTGAATGCCGAGAAGCAAGTCGCTATTATTACAACCGACTTAGATAATTGTGTCACGATATATAATGTGGGCGCAGAACGAATGTTTGGTTATTCTAAGGATGAAGTCATCGGTAAGCCTATTTCTGATATATTACATATTCCAGAAAATGGTGAATTTCAAATTAAGCTGGATTATTTATTACTTAACCGCCGTGAAGCCAGTGAATGGTATTATCAACGTAAGGATGGTGAACGTTTCTGGGGGGCACTGAGCGTCCATGAAATAACATCCGAGAGTGGCAGTATTGTGGGTTATATCAGTGTGATTGCGGATGTTTCGGAAAGAAAAGCCTTATTGATAGAACTGGAAAAAAGCCAACAAATGATGGACAAGTTAACTAAAAACTTGCCAGCGATGATCTATGCATATTATTTAAATTCTAATGGAGAATCGTATTTTAGTTATTGCAGTGAGGGAATCAGGAAAATATTTGACCTTGTACCTGCCGATGTTTTGCATGTGCCTCAAGAGAAAAATCCATTATTTAGCCGTATTCATACCGATGACATGGAGATGTTAAAACAAGCGGTTATCACATCCCAGCAGAATTTATCCGTTTGGAGTTGTGATTTCCGTGTTGTGCGACCAGGGAAAGGAACACATTGGCTTCATGGTGAGTCTTTCCCCATGCGGCAAGATGATGGTTCGGTTATCTGGTATGGTTCGTTTTTTGATATTACAGAACTTAAACAGTCTGAATCGATCCTCAAAGCATTGTCACAAACTGATGTGCTGACGGGGGTAGCAAATCGCCGTCACTTTGATGACATCTATCAGAGTCTTTGGCTGAAAAATCAAACAGAAGGTGGCAGCCTATCAGTCTTGATGATTGATTTTGACAATTTTAAAAGCTTTAACGATCTGTATGGGCATGCCATGGGTGACGTGTGTCTTAAGTCTATTGTCGAAACATTGGCAAAGTCTATTCGTGGCGATTCAGATATTCTGGCTCGTTATGGTGGTGAGGAGTTTATTGTCTTACTCGCCCCAAGTACTCTGGCAGATGCGACCGCGGTTGCTGAGCGTATGCGTCATTCGATTGAGGAACTGGATATTCCGCACGGAATGTCACCCCATGGGCGCGTGACTATCAGTGTTGGTGTGGCCTCAGTTTCTGAACCGGGTGAACATCTGTCGGCGAAAAATTTGTCAGATGCTGCGGATAAAGCGCTATACCGAGCGAAAACTGCGGGGAAAAACCAGGTTAAAGCGGTAGAACTAAGTTGA
- a CDS encoding PA4780 family RIO1-like protein kinase: MKIPKRIQPLVDDGLVDEVIRRLKSGKEADVYVVRCGQDIRCAKVYKEAENRNFKQAVQYQEGRKVRNSRDARAMAKGSKFGRKQQEETWQTAEVDALYLLANAGVRVPQPYACLDGVLLMELVTDEDGLAAPRLSDVPFSKEQALIDHEIMIRYVVRMLCVGLVHGDLSEFNVLIDKDGPVIIDLPQAVNAAANNHAKAMLERDVANMTHYYGQYAPELLDRKYAKEMWALYEDGKLHPETPLTGEFAESTQAVDVDGVLEEIQAVIAEEQERLREAQDHTN, from the coding sequence ATGAAAATTCCAAAACGAATCCAACCGCTGGTTGATGACGGCTTGGTTGACGAAGTCATCCGTCGTTTAAAAAGTGGCAAAGAAGCTGATGTCTATGTTGTCCGTTGTGGGCAGGATATCCGTTGCGCTAAAGTTTACAAAGAAGCAGAGAACCGCAACTTCAAACAAGCGGTTCAATATCAAGAAGGTCGTAAGGTTCGTAATAGCCGTGATGCGCGTGCTATGGCGAAGGGTTCCAAATTTGGCCGCAAGCAGCAAGAAGAAACCTGGCAAACTGCCGAGGTCGATGCGTTGTATCTGCTAGCCAATGCCGGTGTTCGCGTGCCACAGCCCTATGCTTGTCTTGATGGCGTGCTTCTTATGGAGCTGGTCACCGATGAAGACGGCCTCGCCGCCCCTCGCCTTAGTGATGTTCCCTTTAGCAAAGAGCAAGCTCTGATTGACCATGAAATAATGATCCGCTATGTGGTTCGGATGCTGTGTGTGGGCCTGGTTCATGGTGACTTGTCAGAGTTTAATGTCTTAATCGACAAAGACGGCCCGGTGATTATCGATTTGCCGCAAGCCGTTAATGCTGCAGCCAATAATCACGCTAAAGCCATGTTGGAGCGAGATGTGGCGAATATGACGCATTATTATGGTCAATACGCCCCTGAATTACTTGACCGTAAATATGCCAAAGAAATGTGGGCGCTCTATGAAGATGGCAAGTTGCATCCTGAAACCCCATTGACTGGTGAGTTTGCAGAAAGCACGCAAGCCGTTGATGTTGATGGTGTACTAGAGGAAATTCAGGCGGTTATCGCTGAAGAGCAAGAACGTCTGCGGGAAGCTCAAGACCATACAAACTAA